A section of the Anabaena cylindrica PCC 7122 genome encodes:
- a CDS encoding Uma2 family endonuclease, whose protein sequence is MMITQELVDEQNISEDVIFPPSDLYSDEPPVETELHLEQIMLLIKCLKWLWKDRNDFYAAGNLSIYYSPNQKKTEKFRGPDFFVVLGTERKTRKSWVVWEENGKYPHVIVEILSPTTAKTDRESKKELYQETFRTPEYFWFDPYTLEFVGFQLINGKYQPVKANEKGHLWSEQLYLYLGIHQGLLRYFTPEGNLVPTPEETADNETQRAEKEAQRAERLAAKLRELNIDPDTI, encoded by the coding sequence ATGATGATTACTCAAGAATTAGTAGATGAACAAAACATCTCTGAAGATGTGATTTTTCCTCCCAGTGATTTATATAGTGATGAACCTCCCGTGGAAACAGAACTACATTTAGAGCAAATTATGCTCTTAATTAAATGTCTTAAATGGTTGTGGAAAGATAGAAATGATTTCTATGCAGCAGGAAATTTGAGCATTTACTATAGTCCTAACCAGAAAAAAACAGAAAAGTTTCGTGGTCCTGATTTTTTTGTAGTTTTAGGAACTGAACGCAAAACGCGTAAAAGTTGGGTGGTATGGGAAGAAAATGGTAAATATCCTCATGTAATTGTAGAAATTCTCTCACCAACAACAGCGAAGACTGATAGGGAATCTAAAAAAGAACTTTATCAAGAAACTTTTCGCACACCGGAATACTTTTGGTTTGATCCCTATACATTAGAATTTGTAGGTTTTCAGTTAATAAATGGAAAATATCAACCTGTAAAAGCTAACGAAAAAGGACATTTATGGAGTGAACAACTATACTTATATTTGGGGATTCATCAAGGTTTATTACGTTATTTCACACCAGAAGGAAATTTAGTACCTACACCTGAAGAAACCGCAGACAATGAAACTCAAAGAGCAGAAAAAGAAGCTCAAAGAGCAGAACGTTTAGCAGCAAAATTGCGGGAATTAAATATTGACCCAGATACCATTTAA
- a CDS encoding hydantoinase/oxoprolinase family protein encodes MLKIFADRGGTFTDIVAITNNQTIIDRLSKYTKRFLIVPLPNHQWVIVYKLLSENPEQYQDAVIQGIRDIIGLSANEPIPDQTIKIIKMGTTVATNALLERHGDRVVLIITKGFKDALRIGYQNRPNIFARNIILPTMLYEQVIEVNERYDAKGNELIFVNIEQVKTDLQAVYNTEIRSCAIVFMHSDRYPHHEQQIAQIAEEIGFTQISVSHQVSPLMKLVNRGDTTVVDAYLTPILRRYVNQVTSHLPNVRLMFMKSDGGLTDAANFQGKDSILSGPAGGIVGAVQTSKRAGFHLVITFDMGGTSTDVAHFKGEYERQLDSEIAGTRMRVPVLAINTIAAGGGSILFFDGSSYRVGPESAGSNPGPACYRRGGQLTVTDANVILGKIQPQYFPAVFGTEGKLPLDQEIVIQKFIQLAENITSVTGNYRTPEQVASGFITIAVKNMANAIKKISLQRGYDVSQYVLCCFGGAGGQVACLIADTLGIKKIFLHPFAGVLSAYGMGLADVRTTKVTGVEQPLHQTLIPQLQQLMASLETQARSELTQEENDLEEVVKKVNLKYEETNSILTVDFASDVALMQRNFEIEHKSRYGFIQTEKTLIIESVSVEVIQKMDTPEEALIIRKRLAEELPQPMKTVQMFTDEKWHDTPVYRREDLQPGDCINGTAIIVEKISTIVVEANWKAKLTERNYLILERVF; translated from the coding sequence ATGCTAAAAATTTTTGCAGATAGAGGTGGGACATTTACAGATATTGTTGCTATTACCAATAACCAGACAATCATAGACAGACTCTCAAAATATACCAAACGGTTTTTAATTGTCCCTTTGCCCAACCATCAATGGGTGATAGTCTATAAATTACTGTCAGAAAATCCTGAACAATATCAAGATGCAGTGATCCAGGGAATTCGGGATATTATCGGGCTATCTGCTAATGAACCCATTCCTGATCAAACAATAAAAATAATCAAAATGGGGACAACAGTAGCTACCAATGCGCTGTTAGAAAGGCATGGAGATAGAGTCGTCTTGATTATTACTAAAGGCTTTAAAGATGCGCTGAGAATTGGCTACCAAAACCGTCCTAATATCTTTGCTCGAAATATAATTTTACCAACAATGCTTTATGAACAAGTAATTGAAGTAAATGAAAGATATGATGCAAAAGGTAATGAATTAATCTTTGTAAATATTGAGCAAGTTAAAACAGATTTACAGGCAGTTTATAATACAGAAATTAGGAGTTGTGCCATTGTCTTCATGCATAGCGATCGCTATCCCCACCATGAACAACAAATAGCCCAAATTGCCGAAGAAATCGGATTTACGCAAATTTCTGTATCTCATCAAGTTAGTCCATTAATGAAACTCGTAAATCGAGGAGATACAACAGTTGTCGATGCCTATTTAACTCCTATTCTCCGTCGCTATGTTAACCAAGTAACTAGTCACTTACCCAATGTCAGATTAATGTTTATGAAATCTGATGGAGGATTAACCGACGCGGCAAACTTTCAAGGTAAAGATAGTATTTTAAGTGGTCCTGCTGGTGGTATTGTCGGTGCAGTGCAAACTAGTAAAAGAGCAGGTTTTCATTTAGTTATTACCTTTGATATGGGAGGAACAAGTACAGATGTTGCCCATTTTAAAGGGGAATATGAAAGACAATTAGATTCAGAAATTGCAGGTACGCGGATGCGAGTTCCCGTCTTAGCAATTAACACAATTGCTGCCGGTGGTGGTTCAATTTTATTCTTTGATGGTTCTAGTTATCGTGTTGGGCCAGAATCTGCTGGTTCAAATCCAGGGCCTGCTTGTTATCGACGTGGTGGACAATTAACAGTCACAGATGCTAATGTCATATTAGGAAAAATTCAGCCTCAATATTTTCCCGCAGTTTTTGGTACTGAAGGTAAATTACCCCTAGATCAAGAAATTGTCATACAGAAATTTATTCAACTAGCAGAAAATATTACATCTGTCACAGGAAACTATCGAACTCCTGAACAAGTAGCATCTGGCTTTATTACGATTGCTGTTAAAAATATGGCCAATGCTATTAAAAAAATTAGCCTCCAACGTGGTTATGATGTTAGTCAATATGTGCTTTGTTGTTTTGGTGGAGCAGGAGGACAAGTTGCTTGTTTAATTGCTGATACTTTAGGGATAAAAAAGATATTTCTTCACCCTTTTGCTGGTGTTCTCTCTGCTTATGGAATGGGTTTAGCTGATGTGAGAACAACCAAAGTTACAGGAGTAGAACAACCTTTACATCAAACATTAATTCCTCAATTACAGCAATTAATGGCATCTTTGGAAACCCAAGCCAGAAGTGAATTAACTCAGGAAGAAAATGATTTAGAAGAAGTAGTTAAAAAAGTTAATTTAAAATATGAAGAAACCAACTCTATTTTAACCGTTGATTTCGCCTCAGATGTGGCATTAATGCAACGAAATTTTGAAATTGAACATAAATCACGTTATGGTTTTATTCAAACAGAAAAAACCTTAATTATAGAATCTGTTTCAGTAGAAGTAATTCAAAAAATGGATACTCCTGAAGAAGCATTAATTATTCGTAAACGCCTTGCAGAAGAACTTCCACAACCCATGAAAACAGTCCAGATGTTTACCGATGAAAAATGGCATGATACGCCAGTTTATCGTCGGGAAGATTTACAACCAGGAGATTGTATAAATGGTACTGCAATCATTGTTGAAAAAATTAGCACAATTGTAGTTGAAGCTAACTGGAAAGCAAAATTAACCGAACGTAATTATTTGATTTTAGAACGTGTTTTCTAG
- a CDS encoding S66 peptidase family protein, translating into MSINRRQFLTTLGLTTIATHIAPVIAEIQTSPNIIIKPPHLKIGDTVGLIAPAGIIEPKDIETAQQALSKLGLKVITGAHILDRHGYLAGKDSDRAQDIHTMFADNSVKAIMAMRGGWGCNRILPLLNYPLIRKNPKIIIGYSDITSLLLAINARSRLITFHGAVATSTWNQFTIDYFKNILFDGEKLIMQNTPTNEGKIAIINQGKARGKLIGGNLSILAAMVGSPYLPSWHKSILFLEDIGEDIYRIDRMLTQLKNAGILNQISGFIFGQCTNCQPGDEPSFTLIQILKHHIQPLGIPAWYGSMIGHIKDKFTVPIGLEVEIDTDNGTIKMLEAAVT; encoded by the coding sequence ATGAGCATCAACCGTCGTCAATTTCTCACCACATTGGGATTAACTACCATAGCCACCCACATTGCCCCAGTTATCGCCGAAATTCAGACTTCACCAAACATTATTATCAAACCACCACATCTAAAAATAGGTGATACCGTAGGATTAATAGCCCCCGCTGGTATTATCGAACCCAAAGACATCGAAACCGCACAACAAGCTTTGAGCAAGTTAGGGCTGAAAGTAATAACAGGCGCACATATTTTAGATCGTCATGGCTATTTAGCCGGAAAAGATAGCGATCGCGCCCAAGACATTCATACCATGTTTGCAGACAATTCTGTAAAAGCAATTATGGCCATGCGTGGCGGTTGGGGCTGTAATCGTATTTTACCTTTACTTAATTATCCCCTCATTCGTAAAAATCCTAAAATAATTATAGGTTACAGCGATATTACTTCTTTATTATTAGCTATTAATGCTCGCAGTCGATTAATTACATTTCATGGCGCAGTTGCCACTTCCACATGGAATCAATTTACAATTGATTATTTTAAAAATATCTTATTTGATGGAGAAAAATTAATCATGCAAAATACCCCCACTAATGAGGGGAAAATAGCAATAATTAACCAAGGAAAAGCAAGAGGTAAACTTATTGGTGGTAATTTGTCAATTCTAGCTGCAATGGTGGGTTCACCTTATTTACCATCATGGCATAAAAGCATTTTATTTCTAGAAGATATAGGTGAAGATATTTATCGCATAGACAGAATGCTAACACAATTAAAAAATGCTGGTATTCTCAATCAAATTTCTGGTTTTATTTTTGGACAATGCACAAATTGTCAACCAGGAGATGAACCATCATTTACATTAATCCAAATATTAAAACATCATATTCAACCTTTAGGTATTCCCGCTTGGTATGGTTCTATGATTGGTCATATTAAAGACAAATTTACAGTACCTATAGGTTTGGAAGTAGAAATAGACACTGATAATGGCACAATTAAAATGTTAGAAGCTGCTGTAACTTAA
- a CDS encoding Lin0512 family protein, which translates to MALKRFIIEMGMGVDQHGQEPTVAAARAVRNAIAHNALLGIMEVAGLKDPNDMIVEVKVAVPYPEQVREAEVLAVLPFGRKTLTVEAGGMVVDGLAIPALNDKNDEMLIAVAAVTVLVETE; encoded by the coding sequence ATGGCACTGAAACGCTTTATTATCGAAATGGGTATGGGTGTAGACCAGCATGGACAGGAACCGACGGTAGCAGCAGCGAGAGCGGTTAGAAATGCGATCGCTCATAATGCATTGCTTGGTATTATGGAAGTAGCAGGGCTAAAAGATCCTAACGATATGATTGTAGAAGTCAAAGTCGCAGTTCCTTACCCCGAACAGGTACGGGAAGCAGAGGTATTAGCCGTACTCCCCTTTGGTCGCAAAACCCTCACTGTAGAGGCCGGAGGAATGGTAGTGGACGGATTAGCAATTCCTGCACTCAACGATAAAAATGACGAAATGTTAATAGCAGTGGCAGCAGTGACAGTTTTGGTTGAAACTGAATAA
- the recA gene encoding recombinase RecA → MATNTNTNTDTSGKQKALTMVLNQIERSFGKGAIMRLGDATRMRVETISTGALTLDLALGGGLPKGRVIEIYGPESSGKTTVALHAIAEVQKEGGIAAFVDAEHALDPTYAAALGVDINNLLVSQPDTGEAGLEIVDQLVRSAAVDIVVIDSVAALVPRAEIEGDMGDIHVGLQARLMSQALRKITGNIGKSGCTVIFINQLRQKIGVTYGSPETTTGGNALKFYASVRLDIRRIQTLKKGTDEFGNRVKVKVAKNKVAPPFRIAEFDIIFGKGVSTLGCLVDLAEETGILLRKGAWYSYNGDNISQGRDNAIKYLEEKQEFAEKIKELVLEKLDKGAIVSANSAVSKLHGDEEEEEEEIELEE, encoded by the coding sequence ATGGCAACCAACACCAATACCAACACCGATACTTCTGGCAAGCAAAAAGCGCTGACTATGGTACTCAACCAAATTGAGCGCAGTTTTGGCAAAGGGGCAATCATGCGCTTGGGTGATGCTACCCGGATGCGTGTGGAGACTATTTCCACCGGGGCGCTGACTTTGGATTTAGCCTTGGGTGGTGGTTTACCCAAAGGGCGGGTAATTGAGATTTATGGGCCAGAAAGTTCTGGTAAAACTACAGTAGCACTCCATGCGATCGCAGAAGTGCAGAAAGAAGGTGGTATCGCAGCCTTTGTTGATGCCGAACACGCCCTAGACCCCACCTACGCCGCCGCATTAGGCGTAGATATTAATAATTTACTCGTTTCCCAACCTGACACAGGTGAAGCCGGTTTAGAAATTGTTGATCAACTTGTGCGTTCAGCCGCAGTTGATATTGTCGTTATTGACTCCGTAGCCGCATTAGTCCCCCGCGCCGAAATAGAAGGCGATATGGGCGATATCCACGTTGGTTTACAAGCTCGTTTAATGAGCCAAGCTTTACGAAAAATTACCGGAAATATTGGTAAATCAGGTTGCACAGTCATTTTTATCAACCAGTTACGGCAAAAAATTGGTGTTACTTACGGTAGCCCAGAAACCACAACTGGCGGTAACGCCCTGAAATTTTACGCCTCGGTACGTTTAGATATTCGCCGTATTCAAACCTTGAAAAAAGGTACAGATGAATTTGGTAATCGCGTTAAAGTTAAAGTTGCTAAAAACAAAGTAGCACCACCTTTTAGAATCGCCGAATTTGACATTATTTTTGGCAAGGGAGTTTCTACATTAGGTTGCTTAGTTGACCTAGCAGAAGAAACTGGCATTTTATTACGTAAAGGTGCTTGGTACAGCTACAATGGCGACAACATTTCCCAAGGTCGAGACAACGCTATCAAGTATTTAGAAGAAAAGCAGGAATTTGCTGAGAAAATTAAAGAACTGGTGCTAGAAAAACTAGATAAAGGGGCTATAGTTTCGGCTAACTCTGCTGTTTCTAAATTACATGGAGATGAAGAAGAGGAAGAGGAAGAAATTGAATTAGAAGAATAA
- a CDS encoding MFS transporter: MNTSKSPPSVLWVQVWALAGLQGAITLAWLVYNAYLPKLLIQFGFPASFAVGILVVENALAVVMEPLMGGLSDQAKFKIGSRFPFIAVGVILASALFIAIPCIVTFVPPIEVIRGILPLVLIAWALAMTVFRSPAISLLGRYAVPSELPLAVSFVTLAGGIVGAFRGIANNFILSLSPIFAFTIASFVLLAAAFALRFFNPPEIPVTQEKAEISIILIQKLSLILGTGFSVAWGSRLLMDALGKVLKTQFNTNDISLFMLGIGLAIALVALPAGFFATKIGNIQAMLSGIVATVVAMLGLVYMGAQIPTIFFIVSGFSLIVNGAIPFILELVPQRWAGLGIGIYFGGFSLAMSIFGFIFAPGITPVIAAINGALAFLVAGACIFLTQKE; the protein is encoded by the coding sequence ATGAATACCTCGAAATCTCCACCAAGTGTCTTATGGGTACAAGTTTGGGCTTTAGCAGGCTTGCAGGGAGCTATTACTTTAGCTTGGTTGGTATATAATGCCTATTTGCCTAAACTTTTGATTCAGTTTGGGTTTCCCGCGTCTTTCGCAGTTGGGATATTAGTTGTAGAAAATGCCTTGGCTGTGGTGATGGAACCACTGATGGGGGGACTCTCGGATCAAGCTAAATTCAAAATAGGAAGTCGTTTTCCTTTTATTGCTGTTGGTGTGATTTTAGCATCGGCTTTGTTTATTGCTATACCATGTATTGTGACTTTTGTGCCACCAATTGAGGTGATACGCGGCATTTTACCTTTGGTTTTGATAGCTTGGGCTTTAGCAATGACGGTTTTTCGTTCTCCTGCTATTTCTTTGTTGGGAAGATATGCAGTTCCATCTGAGTTACCTTTAGCTGTCAGTTTTGTAACTCTAGCGGGGGGAATAGTTGGGGCTTTTAGGGGAATTGCTAATAACTTTATTCTCAGTCTAAGTCCGATTTTTGCTTTTACGATCGCATCTTTTGTTCTCTTGGCTGCTGCCTTTGCGTTACGCTTTTTTAACCCCCCAGAAATTCCAGTAACTCAAGAAAAAGCTGAAATATCAATCATACTGATTCAAAAATTAAGCTTAATTCTAGGAACCGGATTTAGTGTAGCGTGGGGTTCTCGCTTACTTATGGATGCTTTAGGCAAAGTTCTCAAAACCCAATTCAACACTAATGATATTAGTTTATTCATGTTGGGGATTGGATTAGCGATCGCACTTGTGGCTTTACCTGCGGGATTCTTTGCTACTAAAATTGGCAATATTCAAGCAATGCTCTCTGGTATCGTGGCGACTGTTGTAGCAATGCTGGGATTAGTATATATGGGCGCACAGATTCCCACTATATTTTTTATAGTATCTGGATTTAGTTTAATTGTCAATGGTGCAATTCCTTTTATTTTAGAGCTAGTGCCGCAGCGTTGGGCTGGGTTAGGAATTGGTATATATTTTGGTGGGTTCTCTTTGGCGATGAGTATATTTGGGTTTATATTTGCTCCAGGAATTACGCCTGTAATAGCTGCGATTAATGGTGCATTGGCGTTCTTAGTAGCTGGTGCGTGTATCTTTTTGACGCAGAAAGAATAA
- the moeB gene encoding molybdopterin-synthase adenylyltransferase MoeB, producing MLNPNLDEIQLTKDDYERYSRHLILPEVGIEGQKRLKAASVLCIGTGGLGSPLLLYLAAAGIGRIGIVDFDIVDTSNLQRQVIHGTSWVGKPKIESAKNRIHEINPHCQVDLYETRLSSENALDIIKPYDIVVDGTDNFPTRYLVNDACVLLDKPNVYGSIFRFEGQATVFNYEGGPNYRDLYPEPPPPGMVPSCAEGGVLGILPGMIGIIQATETVKIILGNGNTLSGRLVLYNALDMKFRELKLRPNPIRPVIEKLIDYEQFCGIPQAQAEEAKQQMEMQEMTVQELKALLDSGAKDFVLLDVRNPHEYEIAKIPGSVLIPLPDIENGEGVAKVKEILNGHRLIAHCKMGGRSAKALGILKEAGIAGTNVKGGINAWSQEVDSSVPQY from the coding sequence ATGCTCAATCCCAATCTGGATGAAATCCAGTTGACTAAAGACGACTATGAACGCTACTCTCGCCACTTAATTTTGCCAGAAGTGGGGATAGAGGGGCAAAAACGCCTCAAGGCGGCTAGTGTATTATGTATCGGTACGGGTGGACTAGGTTCACCACTGCTGTTATATCTGGCCGCAGCAGGTATTGGCCGCATTGGTATTGTTGATTTCGATATTGTTGATACTTCTAACCTACAACGCCAAGTAATTCACGGCACATCCTGGGTGGGTAAACCCAAAATCGAATCAGCAAAAAACCGTATTCATGAAATCAACCCCCATTGTCAAGTTGATTTATATGAGACTCGCTTGAGTTCAGAAAATGCCCTTGATATCATTAAGCCTTACGATATCGTAGTGGATGGAACTGACAACTTCCCCACCCGGTATTTAGTTAACGACGCTTGCGTATTATTGGATAAACCCAACGTTTACGGGTCAATTTTCCGCTTTGAAGGACAAGCAACCGTATTTAATTACGAAGGTGGCCCCAACTATCGTGACTTGTATCCAGAACCACCACCACCAGGAATGGTTCCCTCTTGTGCAGAAGGTGGTGTGTTGGGAATTTTACCGGGAATGATTGGGATTATTCAAGCTACGGAAACCGTCAAAATTATTCTTGGTAACGGTAACACTCTCAGTGGTAGGTTGGTGCTTTACAATGCCTTGGATATGAAATTCCGGGAATTGAAACTGCGTCCTAACCCCATTCGTCCAGTAATTGAAAAGTTAATAGATTACGAACAATTCTGTGGTATTCCTCAAGCACAAGCAGAAGAAGCGAAACAGCAGATGGAAATGCAAGAAATGACTGTTCAGGAATTGAAGGCGTTACTAGATAGTGGTGCGAAAGATTTTGTCCTGCTAGATGTCCGTAACCCTCATGAGTATGAAATTGCCAAAATTCCCGGTTCGGTTTTGATACCCTTACCAGATATTGAAAACGGTGAAGGTGTGGCTAAGGTGAAAGAAATTCTCAATGGACACCGCTTAATTGCTCATTGTAAAATGGGCGGACGTTCGGCTAAAGCCCTGGGTATTCTGAAAGAAGCAGGTATTGCGGGAACGAATGTTAAGGGTGGTATTAATGCTTGGAGTCAAGAAGTAGATTCTTCGGTTCCTCAGTATTAA
- a CDS encoding NYN domain-containing protein, giving the protein MPIYNLSPTYDGLKKVRYLFIDGGCLESLLATLSKDFFGEIKIEIDYQTLGKGFTKVFYYDCLPAQKSEENQENYNNRVQPKIDLFNHLKSLDGFHVYEGTARFRDKKRGQEQKQVDIMIAVDMLTHSFRQNMHEATLLTGDLDFKPLIDALVQEGMYISLWYPQGRTNDELVHSADSKKAITVDIVKEWFTTDFREKVKISN; this is encoded by the coding sequence ATGCCTATATATAATCTATCTCCAACTTACGATGGTCTCAAAAAGGTTCGATATTTATTTATTGATGGTGGTTGTCTAGAATCACTTCTAGCAACGCTATCTAAAGATTTTTTTGGAGAAATTAAAATAGAAATTGACTATCAAACATTAGGAAAAGGCTTTACTAAAGTCTTCTATTATGATTGTTTACCTGCCCAAAAATCAGAAGAGAATCAAGAGAATTACAACAATCGAGTTCAACCCAAAATTGATCTATTTAACCACCTGAAGTCATTGGATGGATTTCATGTTTATGAAGGAACTGCTCGATTTAGAGATAAAAAAAGAGGACAAGAACAAAAGCAAGTTGATATTATGATCGCTGTAGATATGCTAACGCATTCCTTTCGGCAAAATATGCACGAAGCAACTTTATTAACGGGTGATCTAGATTTTAAACCTCTTATTGATGCTCTTGTACAAGAAGGAATGTATATATCATTATGGTATCCACAGGGTAGAACAAATGATGAGTTAGTTCATTCTGCTGATTCTAAAAAAGCCATCACAGTTGATATAGTTAAAGAATGGTTTACGACTGATTTCCGAGAAAAAGTTAAAATTTCTAATTAG
- a CDS encoding type II toxin-antitoxin system HicB family antitoxin encodes MNQYSMIVQWSDEDQLFLVTIPEFSHLVIMPCTHGKTREEAIKNGEEVIEMYLEAWEAEGESIPEPNTLQIVS; translated from the coding sequence ATGAATCAATACAGTATGATTGTTCAATGGTCAGACGAGGATCAGCTTTTCTTAGTTACAATTCCCGAATTTAGCCATCTTGTGATTATGCCTTGTACTCACGGTAAAACTCGTGAAGAAGCAATTAAAAATGGGGAAGAAGTAATCGAAATGTACCTAGAAGCTTGGGAAGCAGAAGGTGAATCTATCCCTGAGCCTAA